From the genome of Desulfobaculum xiamenense:
TCCGTGGGCGCTTTCCGTCGCGTCGCAGCATTTCGAACCCAGACGGGGCGCACCCCTGTTGCCGCAGTCATCTGCAAAGGAGCCAGAATGGCAGACGTGTATCTCATCGGCGCGGGACCCGGAGATCCGGGGCTTCTGACCCTCAGGGCCAAGGAGATTCTGGAGACCGCCGATATCCTGGTCTACGACTATCTCGCCAACGACGAGTTCCTGAACTACGCCAAGCCCGGTGCCGAGATCATCTACGTGGGCAAGAAGGGCGGCGATCACACCCTGCCGCAGGACAAGATCAACGACCTTCTGGTGGAGCGCGCCCGCGAGGGCAAGACCATCGCCCGGCTCAAGGGCGGTGACCCCTACGTCTTCGGACGCGGTGGCGAGGAGGCCGAGGAACTCATTGCCGCAGGTCTGACCTTCGAGGTCGTGCCCGGCGTGACCGCTGGCGTGGCCGCGCCCGCCTACGCGGGCATTCCTGTGACCCACCGCGAGCACACCACCTCGGTCTGCTTCATCACCGGCCACGAGGACCCCACCAAGGAGCGCACCGGACACAACTGGGACGTCTACGCCAAGAGCGAGAGCACCCTCGTGTTCTACATGGGCGTGAAGAACCTGCCCATGATCGCCGAGCGTCTCATCTCCGGCGGTCGCGATCCCAAGACCCCCGTCGCCCTCGTGCGCTGGGGTACCCGCTGCAATCAGGAGTCCATGGTCTCCACGCTGGAGAACGTGGCCGACGAGGCGGCACGCCGCAATTTTCAGGCTCCGTCCATCATCGTGGTCGGCAGCGTGTGCTCCCTGCACGACAAGCTCAACTGGTTCGAGAAGCGTCCGCTTCTGGGCAAGGGCGTCGTGGTCACCCGCGCTCGCGAGCAGGCCAGCGGCTTTGCCGACATCCTGCGCGAACAGGGCGCATGCGTCATGCAGTTCCCCACCATCAGCATCAATGCGCTGCCGGATTATGCCGAGGTGCGCGAGGCCATCGGTGGCATCGACAGCTACGACTGGGTGGTCTTCACCTCCGTCAACGGCGTCCGGCATTTCTGGAACGTGCTCGAATCCATGAATCTCGACACCCGCGTCCTCGGCGGACGCAAGGTGGCGGCCATCGGTCCCGCCACGGCCGAGGAACTCGCCCTGCGCGGCATCCGTGCGGACTTCGTGCCCGACAAGTACGTCGCCGAGCACGTGGTGGAGGGGCTTATCGCCCGTGGCGTGGGGCAGGGCACCAAGGTGCTCGTCCCCCGTGCGCGCGTAGCCCGCGAGGTGCTGCCCGACGAACTGCGCAAGGTCGGCGCCGAGGTGCGCATCCTGCCCGTCTACGAGACCGGTCTCAACGAGAGCGGCCCCGAGGCCCTCGTGAAGCGCCTCGAAGCGGGCGAAGTGGATTTCGTGACCTTCACCAGCTCCTCCACCGTGGAGAACTTCTTCCGCCTGTTGCCCCCGGACGAGTTGCGGAAGCATCAGCCCCGTGTGAAACTGGCCTGCATCGGTCCCGTCACGGCCAAGACTCTCGAAGGCTTCGGCTTCACTCCCGACATCCAGCCCGAGGACTACACCATCCCCGCGCTGGCGCGGGCACTGGCTGAGGCCTAGGCCAACGGCTCACGCAGCAACAAGGAGCACGCGAATGTCCCTGCCCTTAGCGGTTCTGGTTTCCGGCGGCGGGTCCAACCTCCAGGCCATCATCGATGCTGTGGAGGCGGGCCGGATCGACGCGGAAATCCGGCTGGTCCTGTCCAACCGGGCCGATGCCAATGGCATCGAGCGGGCGCGCAAGCATGGCATCCCCACCGCGGTGGTGGAGCACGCCGCCTTTGCCTCGCGTGAGGACTTCGACCGCGAAATGATCCGCATCATCCGCGCCCACGGCGCGGAGGTCATCGTGCTGGCGGGCTTCATGCGGCTGCTGACGCCGATGTTCATCCGCGAGTTCGCGCCCAACATCGTGAACATCCATCCGGCACTCCTGCCGAGCTTCCCCGGCGTGCACGGTCAGCGTGACGCCGCAGCCTACGGCGTGAAAATAGCCGGATGCACCGCGCACTTCGTGGACGAGATCATGGACAACGGCCCGGTGATCATTCAGGCCGCCGTGCCGGTCATGGCGGGCGAGGACGGCGCGGCCCTCGGCGAGCGCATCCTCGCCTACGAGCATCGCATCTATCCGCAGGCCATCAAGTGGCTGGCCGAAGGACGCCTGCGCGTCAACGACCGCCACGTGCACCTCGAACCCTCGGACGCGCCGCTCGCGGCGCAGCCGCAGGGCGCACTGGTCAGCCCGCCGCTCGAAGAGGGCTTTTAGGGCGGGTGGCGAGCGCGTGGCGTAGCGCACGGGCGCAGTTGCCAGCCGTATCGTTCATTGACGGGTGCGAGACGTAGGCTCCGCCGGCCAAGGGGCCGCTGGCCCCTTGGAACCCCGATCTGCGATAAACGTGGGTGCCCTTGGCGAGCCGTGCGGCTTTGAGCGACGAAGCCCTAGTGAGGATTGTCAAGGGGGTCACCCCCTTGACCGGGTCCGGGCAGCGCCCGGCCGCCGGAGGCCATGCGCGACCGCCGGAGGCCTCGTTTCCAGCGCATTCATACGAATCGACAAGGCCCGGAACGGTTTTACCGTTTCGGGCCTTTTGCGTGGTGTTCGGGAGGCGGGGCTTTACTCGCGCGGCGTGTGTCCGTATGGTCTCCACGCGTCGCGGGCTTCATCGCGGCGGCAGAAAACGCATGCGAGGCGAAAGGGACATGCAGAAGATCATCGACAGGCTTGCGGAAGGCGGACGCATCTCGGTTGACGAGGCGCTTGTGCTCGCCGAATCCTGCGACATCCACACGCTGGGCGAACTGGGGCTGGCCGCCCGCAGACGGCGCTTCGGCGACAAGGCCTTCTGGGTCTACAACCAGCATCTGAATTTCACGAACGTGTGCGCCAATGCGTGCCGTTTTTGCGCATTCTCCAAGCGCGCCGGGGACGATGGCGCGTACACCTATTCCATCGACGACATCCGCGCCAGAATCCGCGAGCGCGCCCACGAGCCCATCCGCGAGGTGCACATCGTTGGCGGCCTGAATCCGGATCTGCCGTACTCCTACTACATGGACCTCATCGCCGCCGTGCGCGAGGAAAGCCCGAGCGTGGCCATCAAGGCCTTCACCGCCGTTGAGGTGGCCTATCTGGCCGGGCACACCGGGCGCAGCGTGCGCGAGGTGCTGGCTGACATGAAGGCGGCAGGACTGGACGCACTGCCCGGCGGCGGGGCGGAAGTTTTCTCGCCCGAGCTGCGCAAGCGCCTGTGCCCGGAGAAGCTCTCCGGCGAACAGTGGCTGGAGATTCACGAGACGGCCCACGGCATGGGCCTGCCTACCAACTGCACGCTACTCTTCGGACACATCGAGACGTGGCGCGACAGGCTGGAGCACATGGACGCCCTGCGCAGTTTGCAGGACCGCACCGGCGGATTCCAGGTCTTCATCCCGCTCCAGTACCAGCCGAAGAACAACCCGCTGGAGGCCGAGGGCACCGACGGGGCGGACTACCTGCGCATGATCGCCATTTCGCGCCTGTTCATGGACAACGTGGCGCATCTCAAGGCGTACTGGGCATTCTCGGGCATCAAGCCCGCCCAGATGGCCCTGCACGCCGGTGCCGACGATTTCGATGGCACCCTCGTGGAGGAGAAGGTGGGCCATGCTGCTGGAGCGTCCTCGCCCAAGGGCATGACCGTGGAGCGCCTGAAGGAGACCATCCGTCAGGCCGGATTCGTGCCCGTGGAGCGCGACACCTTCTTCCGTGAGACGGAAGGGGCCTAGGCCGCGCCGGGGCGACAGTGATCGTCAGCGCCAGCAGGCGGACCGACATTCCGGCCTTCTACGGGCCGTGGTTCGAGCGCCGCATCCGCGAGGGCTTCGCGCTGGCCGTGAATCCGCGCAATCCGGAGCAGGTCCGCCGCGTGCCGCTAACGCCGCAGGACGTGGACCTCATCGTCTTCTGGACTAAACATCCCGCACCGTTCTTTCGATGCCTGAACCTCCTCGACGAGAGGGGGTTCAGGCATCTTTTCATGTATACGCTAAACGACTATCCGCAAGCACTGGAGCCGCGTCTGCCGCCGCTTTGCGAGCGGGTGGCGACCTTTCGCAGGCTTGCCGAGCGCCTTGGACCTCGGCGCGTGGTCTGGCGGTACGATCCGGTGATCATCTCGGAGCGGACGCCGCCGGAATACCACGCCGAGGCCTTTGGACGTCTGGCGCGGGCGCTTCGCGGCTCGACGCTGCGCGTGGCCGTGAGCCTCTTGGCCGTGTATCGGCGAAATGGCGGGCGGCTGGAGCAATTGGCCCGGCAGCACGGCATGCGCTGCGAGGACGTGCGGGGAGAGCATGAATTGGTGGGGAGCACGGCGCGGGCCCTTGCGCAGGCCGCGCGGGAGAACGGCATGGCCATCCACGCCTGCGCGGAGTCCGCAAACCTTGCTCCCTACGGCATTCCGGCCGGGGCGTGCATCGACGGGGAACTCGCTTCGGAGGTGGCGGGACGGCCCGTGATCGGCGGGCGCGATGGCGGACAGCGGACGTTGTGCCGCTGCGTGCCGTCTGTGGACATCGGTGCCTACGACACCTGCCGCTTCGGCTGCGCCTATTGCTATGCCACCACGAGCGAACAGGCCGTGGCGGCCACGGTGGCCCGTCACGATCCGGGCTCGCCCGCGCTGGTGGGGCATCCTGACGTCCCGCCCGAGCGGCCGCGTCAGTTCAGGCTGCCGCTGTAGCGTCCGGCGTCATGGGCGTGCGGAACGGGTGGGCCGGGGCGCGCCGGGGCGTGGCGGTCAGGCGTTGCGCTTTTGCAGCAGCCAGAAGTCCGCGAGGGTGAGGAGTGTCATGGCCTTCAGCACGGGATTGATGCGCGGAATGGCCGCAATGTCGTGCCTGCCGCCCACGGTGATGGTCGTGGCCTCGCCGGAGCGGGTGATGGTTTGCTGCTCGCGGGAGATGGACGGGATGGGCTTCACGGCCACGCGGGCCACGATGGTCTGGCCGCTGGAGATGCCGCCGAGGATGCCGCCAGCGTTGTTGGAGGCGAAGCCCTGCGGGGTGATGGGGTCGTTGTTGGTGCTACCGTTGGCTTGGGCGGCGGCGAATCCGGAGCCGATCTCCACGCCCT
Proteins encoded in this window:
- the cobA gene encoding uroporphyrinogen-III C-methyltransferase, with translation MADVYLIGAGPGDPGLLTLRAKEILETADILVYDYLANDEFLNYAKPGAEIIYVGKKGGDHTLPQDKINDLLVERAREGKTIARLKGGDPYVFGRGGEEAEELIAAGLTFEVVPGVTAGVAAPAYAGIPVTHREHTTSVCFITGHEDPTKERTGHNWDVYAKSESTLVFYMGVKNLPMIAERLISGGRDPKTPVALVRWGTRCNQESMVSTLENVADEAARRNFQAPSIIVVGSVCSLHDKLNWFEKRPLLGKGVVVTRAREQASGFADILREQGACVMQFPTISINALPDYAEVREAIGGIDSYDWVVFTSVNGVRHFWNVLESMNLDTRVLGGRKVAAIGPATAEELALRGIRADFVPDKYVAEHVVEGLIARGVGQGTKVLVPRARVAREVLPDELRKVGAEVRILPVYETGLNESGPEALVKRLEAGEVDFVTFTSSSTVENFFRLLPPDELRKHQPRVKLACIGPVTAKTLEGFGFTPDIQPEDYTIPALARALAEA
- the purN gene encoding phosphoribosylglycinamide formyltransferase, with the protein product MSLPLAVLVSGGGSNLQAIIDAVEAGRIDAEIRLVLSNRADANGIERARKHGIPTAVVEHAAFASREDFDREMIRIIRAHGAEVIVLAGFMRLLTPMFIREFAPNIVNIHPALLPSFPGVHGQRDAAAYGVKIAGCTAHFVDEIMDNGPVIIQAAVPVMAGEDGAALGERILAYEHRIYPQAIKWLAEGRLRVNDRHVHLEPSDAPLAAQPQGALVSPPLEEGF
- the mqnE gene encoding aminofutalosine synthase MqnE encodes the protein MQKIIDRLAEGGRISVDEALVLAESCDIHTLGELGLAARRRRFGDKAFWVYNQHLNFTNVCANACRFCAFSKRAGDDGAYTYSIDDIRARIRERAHEPIREVHIVGGLNPDLPYSYYMDLIAAVREESPSVAIKAFTAVEVAYLAGHTGRSVREVLADMKAAGLDALPGGGAEVFSPELRKRLCPEKLSGEQWLEIHETAHGMGLPTNCTLLFGHIETWRDRLEHMDALRSLQDRTGGFQVFIPLQYQPKNNPLEAEGTDGADYLRMIAISRLFMDNVAHLKAYWAFSGIKPAQMALHAGADDFDGTLVEEKVGHAAGASSPKGMTVERLKETIRQAGFVPVERDTFFRETEGA
- a CDS encoding DUF1848 family protein; translation: MIVSASRRTDIPAFYGPWFERRIREGFALAVNPRNPEQVRRVPLTPQDVDLIVFWTKHPAPFFRCLNLLDERGFRHLFMYTLNDYPQALEPRLPPLCERVATFRRLAERLGPRRVVWRYDPVIISERTPPEYHAEAFGRLARALRGSTLRVAVSLLAVYRRNGGRLEQLARQHGMRCEDVRGEHELVGSTARALAQAARENGMAIHACAESANLAPYGIPAGACIDGELASEVAGRPVIGGRDGGQRTLCRCVPSVDIGAYDTCRFGCAYCYATTSEQAVAATVARHDPGSPALVGHPDVPPERPRQFRLPL